The following is a genomic window from Desulfofarcimen acetoxidans DSM 771.
GGTTGGTGTGGGGGACAGCATTGACGATATTGTTAATTCTTTAATGGAAATGAAAAGCCTGGGGGCGGAGCAGGTCAGGACGATGACTTTCGTACCCCAGCAAGGTACTCCGCTGTATGGAATAGATGCGCCTGGTGACGCTCTGGAGCTTAATATTATTGCCGTTATGCGTATCCTATTTCCGGATAGGCTGATTCCTGCTTCTCTGGATGTTAAGGGTATATTTGGCTTGAAAGAGCGTCTTGATGCAGGAGCAAATGTTGTTACTTCTTTGATTCCGCCTGAGCGGGGATTGGTTGGAGTTTCACAGAGCACGCTGGATATCTCTGAGGGGCACAGAACGGTTAAAGGGATCATGCCGGCTTTGCAGTCCTGCGGGTTGAAGCCGGCGACTCTTGCTGAATATACCAAATGGATAAAAGAAAAACAGGGCCATCCGATAAAAATTGATAAAAGGAAGGAAATGCTGTGCTGGTAGCAATAATGGGTGGAAAGCTGCAGGGCGTGGAAGCGGCCTATCTTTCCCGGCAAGCCGGATGGAAAGCAGTGCTGGTTGACAGGAATCGGGACGCTCCGGCTGCCGGGATGTGCGATAACTTTATCCAAGCTGATCTTATGGAGAAAGATAAATTAGTTGATTTATTTAAGAAAGTTAAACTGGTTATTCCGGCTGTGGAAAACAGTGAGGTACTGGAAAATATCAAAGAATGTGCCCTTGCGGCAGGTGTGAAAATTATTTATGATTCTGCTGCCTATGCTCTTTCTTCCTCCAAAATAGAGTCGGATAAACTCTTTGCAAGGCTTGATCTGCCTGTTCCGAAGCCCTGGTCCGGCTGTGGCTTTCCTGTTGTCATAAAGCCCTCCGGAGCAAGCGGCAGTGAAAATGTTTATAAGATTAACAGTCTCAGAGATTTTAACGAGCTTACCTTGAAGCTGGGTAATCTGGATAGTTGGGTCAAACAGGAATATCTGCGGGGTCCCTCCTACTCGATTGAAGTTATAGGCTGCAAGGGGGATTATCAGACTTTCCAGATAACAGAATTAGAAATGGACGCCGCTCATGATTGTAAAAGAGTATTGGCTCCTGCGCAATTATCCACGGAAAAGCAGGATGAATTTAAATCTCAGGCTGTTAAAATAGCCCGGGCTCTCAACTTGAATGGAATTATGGATGTCGAAGTCATTTTGCATGATGAAAAGTTTAAAGTACTGGAAATAGACGCCCGCTTGCCAAGCCAGACTCCAACCGTAGTTTATAAAGCCACGGGTATTAATATGCTGGAAGTTTTATGGCCCGGTGGCTTAAAAAGAAGGGAGAAGCAAGAAATAGGAATGACCAGGGGCGTTGTTTATGAACATATTAAAGTAAGAAGCAACCGGCTGATTGAAGTTGGCGGAGAGCATATAATGGCGGGAGCCGGTCGCCTGCATATCTTAAAAAAGTTTTTTGGTGCAGACGAAGCTATTTCAAATTATGACAGGGATAAAACAGAATGGGTTGCTACTCTCATTATTACAGGTAAGAACAGGCAGGAGGCTTGGTTAAAAAGAACGGCAGTTATAAAGAATATCATGCAAGAGTTTGCTGTTGAGGATTGCATGGATACCGGCATTTCAAATAAAGGATGACCGAGTTAAAATGATTATAAAATAAATATATTATAAGAAACCGGTGGTTATATGACTAGACTGAGAGAAGAGGATATTTCACATATCCCTTTGAATCTAAATGAGTATAATAAAAAATTGCTAAAAGACACAGGTAAATCTTTAGGGGGAATTGCGGCATATGCTGCCGGTACTACAAAAGAGATAATTTATAATTTGCGGCAGGACATACCGGCAGCAGTTATTCCAATAACCTGTGGAGAAGGTATAATTAACGGATTTTCCATATCAGTCCAAAGAATCATTGATTTCCTGGGCTTTTCAGCTTTTGTTACAGATCAAAAGGATGTGGGTGGCCTGGCGGAAGCAGTTGAGAAGGGTGCTAAGATAATTTTTCTTGCCGACGACAACCGTTTTGTTGCGATTAATATTTTAACCGGTAAGGTGGTTGATAACGGCGAGGCCACGGGAAAAGGCTATGCCGCGGCCCTGGATTTATTATCGGGCGGTTTGCGGGATAAGCAAGTGCTTTTAATCGGGGCTGGACCTGTAGGTACCGGAGCTTCAGTGTTTATGTCAACACACGGGGCGAAGGTTTTTGTATATGATATTAACAGAGAACAGGCTGAAAAGCTGAAAAAGAACCTGCCGGAAGTTGAAATAATAAATAACTTTTATGAGGCTTTGTCCCAATATGATTTATTATTTGATGCTTCGCCTGCCGAAGGCATAATTGGTAAAGAGCACCTGGGTGAGCATATGATGATATCCGCTCCCGGGATTCCTTTGGGTTTAACTCGGGAATGCCTTCCGCTGGTTCCCCACAGGTTGATTCACGATGCTCTGGAGATAGGTGTGGCAACTATGTTGTTTGATGTTTTAACTTAACGGAAATGAGGCTTGAGTATGAGTTCGAAAAAAAACGCCGATATTACCGCGGATATACAAAATGGCATGAACAGTCAAAAGAAAAGATATTACAGAAAAAATGTTGAGTTTTTTAAGCTGCTGGAAAAGGTTAAGCTATGGCCATCTCGTTCCGGTACTTTGCACGGGATTAAATCAATTAAAATTCATAGCAATACCGCTGAAGTAACTACTTTTTGCGGGGAAATGTTTATTATTTGGAATTCGCGAAACAGCAGGGCCTCCAGGTGGTTGAGGAATAAGTGGTCCTTTTGTGCCTGCGGCAAATGTAAAATACCAGCCTGGAAGATAGAAAAATATACTACTACAATGATGACCCAAAAATGGGGCTCCGGTTTGTAGTTTAAGAAGTTCAAGACAATTGTATAGTAAAATGTCAAGTTTTATTTCAGAATATAGTTGACTTAACTGATTAGCTATGCTAATATAAAGTCATACAAATAAATGATTCTCATATGTAAATATGATTTGTGGTTTATTTGATAAGAGTGAAAGCAATAAGTTATACACAGTTGTATAAACGAAAATGCTTTGAGCTGATTAAAATTATCCTTTTTATATTCATAGACAAGTTTTAGTCATTAACTATTTTAGAGATGCTGCATAAAATAATTATCACAAGACTGTGTAAATAGGATACGAAGTTGTATCAAACGGCAATGACGCTTTTCAAGAGAGTATTTCTTGAAAAGCGTTTTTTGTTACTCTGGGAAAATTATGCATATAGTGGATCTATGGATAAGTTAAGGGTATCACTGTATAATTTCCAGCGAGTACAAGTGCCTATAGCAGCAAGAAAGTCGCCTTATGCCACTTTCTTGCGGAATCACACAGGTGTGATCATTGAGCAAAGACGCTCTTGTTTCAAGGTTGAAATTCCTTGTTATAAGAGCGTCTTTATATTATTGGAGAACCTGTAAAGGAAAGCGTAAATCTTTAAGTGGGGCGCCGACTTTGAAAGAAAAGCGTTTGAATGGATGGTTCTCAAAGTGATAAAAAATACGAGGGAGGTTTTAAAGTAATGAAAATTTTACGAGTTATTATCATGGCGCTTTCCTTTTTGATGACACTGCCTGTACTGGCGTGGGCTGAGGAAGCGGCAGCGCCCGCTGTCGATACCGGTGATACGTCCTTTATCTTGATTTCTGCAGCGATTGTTCTGTTGATGACACCGGGTTTAGCCCTTTTTTATGGCGGCCTGTCACGCAAGAAGAATGTTTTGAATACTATCATGTGCAGCTTTATAGCCTTAGGAATTATAAGTATTCAATGGGCGTTTTACGGTTACAGTCTGTCTTTCGGCCCTGATGTGGGGCATTTTATTGGCAGCCTTGACTGGCTTGGTTTAAAAGGTGTGGGATTAGAGCCGAATCCCGATTACGCTGCTACTATACCGCACCAGGCGTTTATGGTATTCCAGATGGTTTTCGCCATTATAACACCGGCCATTATTTCCGGTTCTGTTGCCGAGCGGATGAGATTTCCCGCTTACCTGGCCTTTATACTGCTTTGGGCAACCTTTATCTATGATCCTGTAGCTCACTGGGTATGGGGTGTAGGAGGCTGGTTACGCAATCTTGGGGCACTTGATTTTGCCGGCGGTACCGTTGTGCATATCATTTCCGGCGTATCAGCGCTGGTAGCTGCAATGTATGTGGGCAAGCGCAAAGGCTAT
Proteins encoded in this region:
- the pylC gene encoding 3-methylornithine--L-lysine ligase PylC, producing the protein MLVAIMGGKLQGVEAAYLSRQAGWKAVLVDRNRDAPAAGMCDNFIQADLMEKDKLVDLFKKVKLVIPAVENSEVLENIKECALAAGVKIIYDSAAYALSSSKIESDKLFARLDLPVPKPWSGCGFPVVIKPSGASGSENVYKINSLRDFNELTLKLGNLDSWVKQEYLRGPSYSIEVIGCKGDYQTFQITELEMDAAHDCKRVLAPAQLSTEKQDEFKSQAVKIARALNLNGIMDVEVILHDEKFKVLEIDARLPSQTPTVVYKATGINMLEVLWPGGLKRREKQEIGMTRGVVYEHIKVRSNRLIEVGGEHIMAGAGRLHILKKFFGADEAISNYDRDKTEWVATLIITGKNRQEAWLKRTAVIKNIMQEFAVEDCMDTGISNKG
- the pylD gene encoding 3-methylornithyl-N6-L-lysine dehydrogenase PylD, translating into MTRLREEDISHIPLNLNEYNKKLLKDTGKSLGGIAAYAAGTTKEIIYNLRQDIPAAVIPITCGEGIINGFSISVQRIIDFLGFSAFVTDQKDVGGLAEAVEKGAKIIFLADDNRFVAINILTGKVVDNGEATGKGYAAALDLLSGGLRDKQVLLIGAGPVGTGASVFMSTHGAKVFVYDINREQAEKLKKNLPEVEIINNFYEALSQYDLLFDASPAEGIIGKEHLGEHMMISAPGIPLGLTRECLPLVPHRLIHDALEIGVATMLFDVLT
- the pylSn gene encoding pyrrolysine--tRNA(Pyl) ligase small subunit, whose product is MSSKKNADITADIQNGMNSQKKRYYRKNVEFFKLLEKVKLWPSRSGTLHGIKSIKIHSNTAEVTTFCGEMFIIWNSRNSRASRWLRNKWSFCACGKCKIPAWKIEKYTTTMMTQKWGSGL